The Syngnathus typhle isolate RoL2023-S1 ecotype Sweden linkage group LG1, RoL_Styp_1.0, whole genome shotgun sequence genome includes a window with the following:
- the LOC133151837 gene encoding C-terminal-binding protein 1: MALMDKHKQVKRQRLDRICEGIRPPILNGPMHPRPLVALLDGRDCTVEMPILKDVATVAFCDAQSTQEIHEKVLNEAVAALLYHTITLSRDDLEKFKGLRVIVRIGSGFDNVDVKAAAELGIAVCNVPATSVEETADTSLCLILNLYRRVTWMHQALREGTRASSVEQIREVAGGAARIRGETLGIIGLGRVGQAVALRAKAFGFGVIFYDPYLPDGVERSLGLQRMATLQDLLIHSDCVSLHCSLNEHNHHLINDFTIKQMRQGAFLVNTSRGGLVDEKALAQALKEGRIRGAALDVHESEPFSFSTGPLKDAPNLICTPHTSWYSEQASVEAREEAAREVRRAITGRIPDSLKNCVNKEYLMAASQWPSMEAATVHPELNGATYRFPPGLINVAAAGGLPGAGAGVESLVSGNLAHGIAPVSHPPHAPSPGQPNKAEGDRDIPSDQ, from the exons ATGGCTCTGatggacaaacacaaacaagtcaAACGCCAGAGGCTCGACCGCATTTGTGAGG GTATCCGACCCCCCATCCTGAACGGGCCTATGCATCCACGGCCACTGGTGGCACTGTTGGATGGGCGCGACTGCACTGTTGAAATGCCCATCCTCAAAGATGTCGCTACCGTGGCCTTCTGTGATGCCCAGTCGACACAAGAAATTCACGAGAAG GTGCTGAATGAGGCTGTGGCCGCGCTGCTTTATCACACCATCACTTTGTCACGAGATGACTTGGAGAAGTTCAAAGGCCTCAGAGTAATTGTCAGGATTGGGTCAGGCTTTGACAATGTTGATGTCAAAGCAGCCGCTGAGCTTG GCATTGCAGTGTGTAACGTTCCAGCAACCTCAGTGGAGGAGACAGCCGACACGTCGCTATGTTTGATCCTCAACTTGTACAGGCGAGTCACCTGGATGCACCAGGCTCTCCGGGAGGGAACCCGAGCCTCCAGTGTGGAGCAAATCCGAGAGGTGGCTGGTGGTGCTGCTCGTATACGAGGAGAGACGCTCGGCATCATTGGGCTTG GGCGCGTTGGACAAGCGGTGGCGCTGCGTGCCAAGGCTTTCGGGTTTGGCGTGATCTTCTATGACCCCTATTTGCCTGATGGTGTGGAGCGCTCCTTGGGCTTGCAGCGCATGGCCACCCTCCAGGACCTGCTCATCCACTCAGACTGTGTATCCCTGCACTGCAGCCTTAATGAGCACAACCACCACCTCATCAATGACTTCACCATCAAGCAG ATGCGCCAGGGAGCCTTCCTGGTGAACACGTCAAGAGGCGGCCTAGTTGATGAGAAAGCACTGGCTCAGGCCCTAAAAGAGGGTCGGATACGAGGGGCTGCTTTGGACGTCCATGAAAGCGAACCATTCAG TTTTTCAACTGGCCCCCTTAAAGACGCTCCCAACTTGATTTGTACTCCACACACATCTTGGTACAGCGAGCAGGCCTCAGTAGAGGCTCGGGAGGAAGCGGCTAGGGAAGTGCGCCGTGCCATTACCG GGCGTATTCCGGACAGCCTGAAAAACTGCGTGAATAAAGAGTATCTGATGGCAGCATCTCAATGGCCCAGCATGGAGGCCGCCACTGTTCACCCCGAACTTAACGGAGCAACCTACAG ATTTCCTCCAGGTCTGATCAATGTTGCCGCGGCAGGGGGTCTCCCGGGAGCCGGAGCTGGGGTCGAAAGCCTGGTTTCAGGAAACCTGGCCCATGGCATAGCCCCCGTCTCGCACCCACCACACGCCCCTTCCCCGGGGCAGCCAAATAAGGCCGAAGGCGACAGAGACATCCCCTCCGACCAATAG